GAACTTCGGGTTCAGCTCGGCGACGTCCAGATGCAGCAGTTTTCCGCTGGCAGCCACCTGCCGGCAGACGGCGCTGATCACCGGCAGCGGCACGCCGTAGGCCGCCGGAGCGCTGACCCCCGGCGCCACCGCGGCGGGCAGCACATCCAGGTCGATGGTCAGGTAGAGGACGTCCACGGTGTCCAGGAAATCGGCCACGAAGTTCCGGGTGGCCTCCGCCGAGCAGTCCTCGTCGAGAAGGTATTTCGCCCCCAGCCGTTTGGCGGTGTTGAACAGCGTGCGGGTGTTGTTGGGCTCGGAAATCCCGACGACGGCGTAGTTCAGCTTGCGCTCGGCGGCCTCCTCCGCGCGGGCCATCTGCAGGAACGGCGTGCCCGAGGACGGCTCGGGAGCGTCGCGAAGGTCGAAGTGCGCGTCCAGGTTCAGCACGCCCAGGCGCCTGCCGTCCCGCACGGCTGCCGAACCGGCCACGCCGAGGTAACTGGCGAACGCTGTTTCGTGGCCGCCGCCCAGCACCACGGTGAGGTTGCCGGCGTCGAGCATTTCAGATATTGCCAGCCCGGCACGGACCTGGCCGGCCTCCAGCGCATTGTCCCTGACAGTGACGTCGCCGGCGTCGAACACCTCGCGGGGGAGGTGGAAGGCGAGCGGCGCAAGGGCGGCGCGGATGGCGGCGGGGGCCGCGGCGGCACCCACGCGGCCCTTGTTGCGGAGCACTCCGGCGTCGCTGCTGAAACCGAGGACGACGGCGGGACGCGTGCGGGGCGATGCGTCTTCGGGCTGGAGGGCAGCGGGCTCGTGGCGGTACGGCTTGATGGCCTGCCACCAGCGGCGGTGCTCGGCGCTGTCGCCGTCGAACCTGCCCGTCCAGGTCAGCGGCGGGATATCGACAGTGAGGGCTGTGTGAGGCATATTCCAAGCTCACCGCAGCCGAGCCCCGAAAACCAGCCCCGCCGCCGTCGGGCTGTCCCGAATCCCGGACACTCGGTTAAGACAGCGGGGGGAGGCCGGCTAGAGGACGCCGAGGACCTGTTCGACCGGGCCAATGCCGAAGAACAGGAGGAACGCGGCAGCCACGACCCACATAAGCGGGTGGATTTCGCGGGCGCGGCCTTCGAAGGTGCGGATCAGCACATAGGCGATGAACCCCGCGCCCAGGCCGTTGGCGATGGAGTACGTGAACGGCATCAGGCTGAAGGTAAGGAACGCGGGGAGCGCAATGCCCCAGTCCTGCCAGTCGATCTTGCCCACCTGCGAGACCATCATGAAGCCCACCACCACAAGCGCCGGAGCCACGGCCTCGAATGGGACCAGGTTGATCAGCGGCGTGAAGAACATGGCCACCAGGAACAGCAGGCCGGTGACGATCGAGGCCAGGCCGGTCCGGGCGCCCTCGCCGATGCCCGCTCCGGATTCCACGAAGATCTGGTTGGAGGAGACGGACGCGCCGCCGCCCACGATCGCGCCCAGCGCGTCAACCTGGAGCACCCGGTCCACGTTGGGGATGTTTCCGTCCTTATCCACTGTTCCGGCCTCGTTGGCCAGGCCCACCATGGTGCCCATGGCATCGAAGAAGATGCTGAGC
This genomic window from Arthrobacter sp. 24S4-2 contains:
- the hutG gene encoding formimidoylglutamase produces the protein MPHTALTVDIPPLTWTGRFDGDSAEHRRWWQAIKPYRHEPAALQPEDASPRTRPAVVLGFSSDAGVLRNKGRVGAAAAPAAIRAALAPLAFHLPREVFDAGDVTVRDNALEAGQVRAGLAISEMLDAGNLTVVLGGGHETAFASYLGVAGSAAVRDGRRLGVLNLDAHFDLRDAPEPSSGTPFLQMARAEEAAERKLNYAVVGISEPNNTRTLFNTAKRLGAKYLLDEDCSAEATRNFVADFLDTVDVLYLTIDLDVLPAAVAPGVSAPAAYGVPLPVISAVCRQVAASGKLLHLDVAELNPKFDIDQRTARVAARLVNTLLG